TTTACTGTATCAAGCTAGGAATATGAGGCAATTGAAGGTGCAAATTGAGGCATACCAGAAAATGACAGGGTCGGTGAGATCACAAGGGAAGTTTGACTCACACTTCAATAAAGGAGAAAAAGAGTTAGTGAAATCAGcggaaaagtttaaaaagtgttttaacTGCGGAGATGAGTCGCATATTAAGCGGGATTGTCCAAAAAGAGATAACAGGTGTTTCAGATGCAACCAGCTAGGACATAGAGCTGCTCAATGCAAGGTCGACATGGCAATTAAACAGGAGAAAGCAACCAATCTAGTTCTGGAGAATGGTAGGACAAAGCCATCAAGCACGTTCACTTCGTCAGGATTAGAGTTGAAATCGGTAAACTACGGAAAAGTTGTGTTTAGAGGATTGGTCGATACAGGTGCAGATTTGTGTCTTCTAAGCAGAAATGTGTTTTTGAAGCTGGGTAGAGGAAAACTGGCAGGATGTAGTAAATGTTTAACGGGAATTGGTGAAAGCCAAATTATGACTTTCGGTAGTATCACAATACCTGTGCAGATTGATGACATTGACTTAATGGTAGAATTTCACGTAATTGCGGACGAGGACATGGGATTTGATGCTATATTGGGTAGAACTCTTTTAGAGAGTGTGGACATGAAGGTAACAAGAGATGGAACAGCACTAGTCCTCAGATCAGGAAGTCAAGTAAGTACTAGGCGCAATGTTCCAGAACATAAAGATGAAAAGGAAAATGTTAATTCATGTACGGAGTTGCTGAATGAGTTTCAGAGTTTGTGTATGGTGAACTTAGAGCAGAGTGAAgctataaatattgatttgtCACATTTTCCCTATTCAGAGAGAGATCAAATAAGTAAGATAATTGAGGAATACAAGCCAAGCCGAAATGTGCATTGCCCTATAGAGATGAAAATTGTACTAACGGATGATTTACCTGTGTATCAGCATCCTAGGCGTATGGCTTATAGTGAGCAGAACATAGTAGACGAGCAGGTCAACGAGTGGTTAGCACAAAAGATAATAAAGCCCAGTACATCAGAATATGCCTCTCCGATTGTATTAGTACCAAAGAAGAATGGACAGAAACGTCTTTGCTGCGATTATCGCAAGTTAAATGAGAAAATAGTGAGAGATAACTTTCCGATGGTACAGATGCAGGATGTTATTGAGAAATTGCAAGGAGCTTTGATTTTTACGACATTAGATTTGACTAACGGTTATTTCCACGTACCAGTTGAAGTTCAGTCACAAAAGTATACATCATTTGTAACGCAGAAAGGACAATATGAGTTCCTATTTGTACCGTTTGGGATTTCGAATTCGCCAGCAATCTTCACACGTTTCATAGTTGCGGTAATGAGAGAATTGGTTCAGAAGGGTGACGCTGTAGTATATATGGATGATATCATTATACCAAGTAAGGATGTTAAGGAAGGCGTACAGAAGTTGAAAAGAGTGCTAGAAGTGGCAGGAAAGAATGGTCTGAAGATAAACTGGAGTACAGGTCAAATTTTGCAAAGTAAGGTAGATTTCTTGGGGTATGTTATACAAAATGGTACCATAACACCCGGTAAAGAGAAAACACAGTGTGTAGCAAACTTTCCGATCCCAAAAGATAAAAAAGCTATACAACGATTCATTGGGTTGACTTCTTATTTCAGGCAATTCATTGAAGGATACGCAGTCATAGCCAGGCCATTGTCGGATTTGTTGAGAAAGGATTCTAAGTTCGAGTTCAAGGAGTTGCAGCGATTAGCATTCGAGCAATTGAAAGCCGCTCTCACTAGGAAACCAGTTTTACGATTGTACAATCCTAAATTATCTACGGAGATACACACGGATGCTTCTAAGTTAGGTTTTGGGGCTGTCTTGTTACAAAAGGATCCAGAAGATGGTCAGCTGCACCCAGTGATGTAAATGAGTAAGAAAACAAAGCCATGTGAGGAAAACTATCATTCATACGAACTTGAAGTGCTAGCAGTAATAGGAGCATTGACTAAATGGCGTGTGTATGTTCTCGGACTGAAATTTAAAATCATTACGGACTATAACGCGTTTGCCATGACGATGAAAAAGAAAGACGTTCCATTAAGAGTAGCTAGGTGGGCAATGTATCTGCAGGACTACGATTACGAAATAGAACATCGTTCAGGATCGAAGATGCGACACGTAGACGCTCTCAGTCGAGTTGCTTGTTACGTATTAACAGAGAGTGTTATGCACAGGCTTAAGGATGCGCAGTGTGCAGATGAATGGACAAGGGTGGTCAGAAATCTGGTGGAAGAGCAGGGATACGAGGATTATTATATGGCAAACCAAATCTTATTCAAAGATCTAAGCCGAGAGTTAATAGTTGTTCCATCTCAAATGGAAACCGAAATAATACAGATTGCCCACAGGCAGGGACATTTTTCGGTGAAGAAAACACAGGATCTGGTAGAGAAATCTTACTTTATCCCTAAACTAAGAAATAAAGTAGAAGGAGTGGTAGGCGGTTGCGTGCAGTGTATCTTAGTTAATACAAAAGCGGGCATGCAAGAAGGGTACCTAACTCTCATTGACAAGGGTGATAAACCATTAGTTACCTATCACTTAGACCACGTCGGGCCGATGGAGATTACAAAGAAAAGATATAATCACATTTTGGTAGTTGTTGATGCATTTTCAAAATTCGTTTGGTTGTACCCCACACGTAGTACCGGAGTAGAGGAGGTGCTGAACTGTTTAGAAAGGCAAGCAGTATCATTTGGTAACCCATTCAGAATTGTCACTGATCGTGGCGCAGCTGGACAGGTCGAGAGAATGCCCAAAATAGTAGTACCGATGCTGTCAAAGATGAGCTTAGAAAATCCAGGAAATTGGTATAGGCACGTGGGTAGAGTGCAACAGATAATTAACAATGTCGAACCTAGGAGTACCAAAGTCGCCTTATTTAAGCTGCTAACAGGAGTAGACATGCGTATAGCGGACATAGCTGAATTGAGAGAATTGGTACAGCAGTCTCTCATAGGTGAGCTAGACGAAGATCGTGAGCAGTTAAGGAAAGAGGCTAGGGACAATATTCAGTCGTTGCAGGAAGAAAATAAGCGAGCCTTTGATAAAAAGAGAAAGGATGAAAAGCAGTACAAGATCAATGACTTAGTTGCAATCAGGCGGACCCAATATGGTGTTGGATTGAAGTTGAGGGGAAAGTTTCTAGGGCCCTATATGATGTAGATGTATGATGTAGAAAGAGTGGGTGAAGGAGAAGGCCCTTTTAAAACATCTACGGTGGCCGAATTTATGAAGGAGTTCGGGGCGAACTCTATGTCAGGAGGGCCGAATGTGGGATTTGGTGGGAGAGCAACAGAGTCTGTAGAGATAACAGAGGaagtaacagagagagagactagaagCGGCCGTCGagcaaagagaggagagaacacagcCTCAACGATCGACGCCAATTAATTCGGTGCCAAAGTCTCACTCAGCCACACGCAAATTACGAGCGCAAATATCTGTATTAATCAAAATATACTTAAAGCACAGCGACCGTTGTAATCATAACtaatcttaaataatattcataaataaagactaattataataaaacctGGCATCCTGGACTAAAGTACAACTACGGAAAATCCGGGGCCATAAATCGAGCGTATCAATTTTTCGTACCGccgaataaataatttaaattacagtcacccaaagttttcggttaattcattagaaaaacttttctaattttttaaagcgtttttaataactgttgtaatttgaagttaatgaaagtcgaaaggctgtttataattcacaatttatttgcatatgtaagccaacttatcgcgtatgtacatatggggatgattgggcgaacgattgatgcgaggatgttaatctaatagctgcgacgattagctcaagactgaaaatgcaagggctgacgggaCAAATggccgggccctatgcagctagcttagacgcgagcgagagagtatgatagcccgagagcgttagagctgctcggggacgctgttaagccgagtccgagagattgcgacataaggagacgaaagaataccgctgcatgcgcatatgcggtagcaaatgatctttgcagtgggggcattggaaacgacaacaccaaaatacatttcctttgggccgcaccactggcaataatttaaaatatttaagctgcttgacccgacaattaccaaatataataaataagaCAAATCAGAAATTCAAAAACTATGAATTAAAAGTGTTTTGATCAGAGCTCGAAAATAGCGGTCAACACTTTTTTCCTGTGTGGTCGGTCTGGTCACtgacaaaacagaaaaccacgtacactcgctctctcactgAGCAAAACATTTTCTGTCTTCGCTTGTGTTATATGTTTTTTGTGTCCTGTCGAGACGACAACACTAACAACACTTTACACGCATACAAGATTTGTATAGATTTGCAAAGTTTCTGATTTTTGCTAATTCCTTTAAGCGTCAATAGTCAACACATTTCAGTCAAGACACATTTGTCGTTTGTTCGCGACAAATTGCCCAGTGAAAGATAGTAGCAAAAGAGGCTACAAATCTGTCGTTGCTTGAGTGAATTGAGCAAAAACTAATTTGATCTTTTCTCAATGTGTCTCCCAAATAAGAGTTTTGCTCATACACCACGAAACTGTGAAACCATATTTGCGAACTGAGAGATAGCTTCGTGTCACTGTGATTGCCAActatgtataaataaaccctgattaacattttaaatgcaaaattctTGATGAATTTTTCTGTACTATCTAACTTTGCAACATTAAAATGGAATTGTAGTTATATTTCGATTAATGAATGGTCTAATAGCTTttaatttgtctggcttttCGTTATAGCGTGGACCACGGCTTCCAAGGTGTAGTCAAGCGACACGGCTACAAGGGCATGCCTGCTTCACATGGCGTTACCAAGACTCATCGCCGTCCCGGTAACATTGGAGGTGGTGGCGAAAAGGGACGTGTCTGGCCTGGTACAAAGATGCCTGGTCATATGAGTAATCGTTGGCGTGTTCTTAAAGGCCTGCGAATTTGGCGCACTAACGCAAAGTACAATGTCATGTGGGTGCAAGGTAGCTCAGTGCCTGGACCTACCGGTGGCctcgtatatatatacgatacgATTTTGCCCCTGCGGAAGCTGAAGCAAGCTCCGCCATTTCCGACATTTTGCGGTGAGGTGGACACTACTTTTGAGGACATTTGGTATGAACAGATGCACAAGTTCTAGGATGAAACTATTATATACAAGTGtgattagttttattttctatCAATTAAAAAAGTCTTTATATCTAATAAAATGAAAGttatacaaaataaactaTATAAAACCATGAAAAAGAACAAACCAAACGTAAAAAGGGTATGGTAAGTGTCGTCGGACGATAATTGACCGATATGGCGGGGTAGTTTTAGATCtagtatttaatttatatcgATAAAAGGTGAATTTCTAGCTACAAACGAACAGGCATACTTTCAGCTACCATGAGGTGCCGCCAGGGTTTTAAGCTTCACTGGACATACTGCGGTAAGAATTTTTTGGCGATATTTTGCTAGGTTGTGTATCGACGTACTTTATAGAATAAAACAGCTTAGCAGCGGTGCGGCAGCTCAGAACCAGCAggggcaagcagcagcagctgcatgcGACAATAACTGTTCTTGCCGATTGATTGATGCTGTTAAAGGCATCTCCGCGTGACCACCGACATGATATTTTATTCACAGTCCTAGGCAAGGAACTGCAAGGGCAATTTGCGCTGGAGTACACGCAGTCAACCACCTCCAGTTAGAGAATTTCTAGGGATGCAGGCAGCGCCCAGAGGAACGCGGCCAGCGTGGATATTTGGACTGGGCTGCAGGCAGCGTCGATTATCTGGAGCTTCTGGGAAATAGAATGATGCAAAATTCTCCCAGAAGAAGTAACCGAATAATGGATGGGCAATCCACCCCCACAACAACTAGTGCGTCTTCGCAATCTGGAAGTAGTGGTGCAGGAAACAGGCCGCCAAAGTCGAAAGTAATAGTTACGTCGGCTCCGCTGATTCCTAGCCAAACCACTACGGTCATCTTGGTAGTTTTACGACCAGAAGTTTTACGGCCAAGTGTGGAAACACTTGGACAGAACGAGCCACCTCTACTGCTAGATCTCTTAGTGAGAATTGCATTgttggagcaggagctgggaAGGACAAGAGACAAGAGCCCAGAACAATGTGAGCACGTAATACCTAACGGGGTCGGAGTGAGCAGTCGCCATCTTATAGCGGACCACCTCTGCTTGCGAGTAGCAGCTATTTTACGTCATTTTGCGCAACCAGTACAGCGCAGACAGCGCATGGAGTCGTGCCGCTGTGTGTAGGCATCTGCAACGTCACGACACCAAATGGAAGCAGTGGAAACTATACGCCCCGCAAGCTTCCTGATCTGCCATTGAAGGTCAGCCCGAGGGTTGGGCGATCTTTCTTTGTACATATACTGAGACAACGCAAGCGGACAACTGTACAAATCTGGAGAACAACCAAAGCGTGTTGAAGGCACTGAAGGACTTCACCGTGAGAGTGTCAAGTCTTTCTTGATTCATCCGAGCAACGTGAGAGCTGTTGTGGAGCAGCTGTGTTTCAGATATGGTCGACCGGAGTAGCTTACACGCAGCCAGCTCAGTGGAATACGAGAGGTGCCCAATATTTCGGAGCACAGCCTGACGAAGATTATTCCCTTTGCAACCCGTGTGAGTAATCTCACTGCCTTCTTGCAGTCAGCGAGGGCAGATCAGCATTTAAGCAACCCAACACTTCTGGAAGAACTTGTGGCCAAACTCCGTACAAGCAAGCGAGTGGAGTGGGCAAGGCATGCTGTGACGATTATACCTTTCCCAACTATTGTGCATTTTAGTGCGTGGTGCGCTATCGTTGTGTGTACTATCGTGGACATCGAAGGGTGGGAACCAAGGCGCCGATTGCTACATGCAGGGATCGACCAATACCGCGGCGAGCAACAAGAGAGCCGTCTCAGAGGTTGTCCAATCTGTGGAGAGCAACATGCAGTTAAAGGCTGAGGGACTTCAACGGAGCTTCTCCGCCAGACAGGTGGAGGTACGTGAGGAGGCATTAACTATGCTCTTCATGCCTACGAAGTGCTCATATGACTAGATCCTGCAAAGTCGCAGAAGGTTAGCGAAACCAGCAGACAATAGTTTCTAGACGTAGCCTGAACAGAGGGGCTTCGCAGGCGGATGCGGCCGCACAGATGATCTTAAATTGTGTCGACGTAGAAGGAGGCCGCCTATTGTTCCGTATACTGCCAGTAACGCTGTACGGAGCAAACCGATGGATACATTCACACTTCTGGATGAAGGATCATCTGTTACGATGATCGACGATTTCCTCAGAAAGGATCTGGGCGTGCAAGGTGAGCCTCGTCATCTAAATATTCAGTGGCTTGGGGGTGGATTCTCCAGGGAGCTAACCATCGTGGAACAGCCAAGCCAATTCGCTATGCGTTGTGAAACGTGTATTCCGTTTCGAGCCTGAGCAAGCCGATGCTGACTCTACACCGACGAGATGTTTAAGGCGTTAATGCTAGCCTGCCAATTAGGCCCCACACAAACGCAGTGAGGAAGATATTCATTGGACTGGATCACGGACATTTGGGATTTCCAATTAGATCGTGACTGTTTGCCGGACAGGGACCATATGCGGCTGCAACTGAGCTGGGCTGGGTTGTCTTTGGGCCGGTAAGCGGGAAATCAAACATGCCTTCACCGCGGACCTGCCTCCTAGCTGTATGATTGGGTGACATTATTCAGAGGATGGTAGAAGACTATTGCGATGTTACCAACGTTACCAGACAGGACGTTTACATGCTTGTCACAACTGTAATCTTGGAACGGGGCACAGGCGTCTTGGGTTCTTGGCTTGTCCTGAATCCGAGGCGACTGTGCTTTACGCCCTAGGATACAGGGGGTCACGAGAGAATCGGCACCCGCCATAACTGAACACACTGctggaagtgcgactatactctccccgtgagggcggctggacacaggtcctggtacggtcatgtctctgccaggatgcttactaattgtagtcgggcggagagaagaaaactctcagtgaaataaccccaatccaaggtgacactgtcatatgccgaaggatgcatggccgagggggtgCTCTGTCGTTAATATGCGAACTCGGGATACCTGTAGACTTCCAGTTTACATCAGACTTCCCGGGGCACGCGGGCTATTCCCCGGGTAACTAAGCCCTTCCCGTCTACTCGTGAGACCAACAATGCCAAactcaaatttaaatattaaaaacaccgcaaaggagctcggtactcctcctgctattagtaaacctcccattctccttagttaaccgtagtttatgcacaacttgatcaggggtgacatagacagccctgatctgctgagccgcataaacttcacgatccctattagacttactagaagttttataccgttgttccttccactttgtagatcgaattattccttatctacaccgtttagggtcttatgctcggattataattccctctaccatatcatatccaccactaattctcttcctcttattaaattactaatccttacacatctttctagtaattagtaattagtaattgtagtggtatttttatttttattttgaatgcatgcccAGTTCTATTAGAAACTTTAGTGCTAATCTTCTCTaatatctttcctgcatgctcgcgtaacagccttctgctggtgtcacacgggccacttgacggtgcagtaattgcatcgcctcttgaaatatgtagtcattgcatgtcaacgtccactAAACaagaatattttaaaacttcgccccgcccacttccgcccccacaaagggcgaaaatctgtggcatccacaatttcaaagatacaagaaaacagaagaagccgaatcgtagaggatgaatATATCTTCTaaagtgcaaaatctgaaccagatcttttaaatattatagacagaatcaagaaaacgtcattctctctcactctgtctctctctaacacacaggtttcatggtcgactttgcctattgcaaaatgtgaaTTCAAGGATCTCAGTATCTAtaatccacactcctgtgatatcggaccttgacaagtttgtttcaaaatttcgccccactcCCTTACGCCCCCACAaacgacgaaaatctgtgggtCCACAAGATTGAACATACTAGAAAactcatagagaatgaccatatctatcagattgctgaatctggatcagatgggatcatttttatagccgaaaGGAACGAATCAATTTTCAGCGCCTGACGACACGCCCAGTTTATCTGTCattctcgcacgcactctttgtcgtgtcgtttaatattagcggtgtctgccggagaagagccatactgactaagtatcgggcaTAAATCTtgagttgcggtcgccgcgGTCACAGCGTTCTCCCtcgttatacccgatactcaaaaaaaaatgagtataggggtatattagatttgtgatgaaaatgtatctttgtaacgtcctgaaggaatcgtttccgaccccataaagtatatatatttttgatcagcatcaatggCCATGTCGATTgagtcctgtctgtctgtccgtccctatgagcgcttAGTGCTATAAGaccagagctagagcaacgacattttgtatccagacttctgcgatatgtcactgttacaagtgtatttcaaaattggCGCCACTCACTTCTTctccgcaaaggacgaaaatctgtggcatctgcaatcatagagaatgaccacaTGTACCAGACTGCCGAATtttgatcagatcggattattattatagccaaaagtaacaaatcaattttctgtcgctacgcactctttgtcgtgtcgttcaatgttagcgccgtctggcggaggagagccgTACCGACTATGTAACTCACAACGTTCTCCCTCGTTTATTTATTGCAAAGCTTGCAACATAGAAACTTTATATGACAATAAATGGCTAATTCCACGATTACTGTTATGCTATTAAGcgtgttgcgtgaccttccattCATGGCGGAgattattagttattgatcttaattatgaagtctagtgtaagttaggctagggcaaagcgggagcgcaataaaagctcgctctctcgctcttggcgaattcgccccgctttgccaccgtaggttagctagagtaagagatttgaattgtgaaggaaatatagttgttcgccaacattgaaatagatcgagcgtatcaatttttcgccccgccgaataaataatttaaattacagccacccaaagttttcggttaattcattagaaaaactcttctaatttttcatggcgcccccgggtggactgtaaagttaattataggcaacaacaataagtgacagtgacacaagaaattgcagtatatgcaaacatattcgttgcccgcgtcgtggtgtgtgtgtcaatcggcaattaatttgcataatatcatcgcgtcggtcgcgccaagaataatttttgtgcaagTTTCTGCTACCGCCGAGGGATGCCCTGCGATAAAGCCAGGAAAGTAGCAGTTGGATTCAAAGatccaaaagaggaatcagaggtatttgtgcagaaaattgaaggctgagcaaaagacattcagatctctctttgaggtgtcttgtgctgaaaacattgcacatcgcattcaattctaggcacagacgtatgatatacatatagtagagcttgattgcatgcattttattagtaattgcataaatataactaaacacacataaatacatacatatcgacacatacagacatatgtgaaccgctatttggacgcaacagttatatgtacatacatctatcgtttactgcaatcactgtcgccctcccccccccctttattttgttctacCTTTCTCGTCGTTAGAACCTCACAAGAAagtttgttcgttcgttcaccCAAGCCACGGCGTATAGAAAGTttccacacatacatacaagcagcagcaccggtgcattatttcgttttcgctttcgcttctccactgctgcttgcgttgtatttgttgggagaattttcgttgccgctcttgagcttaacggtgcgccaagtgacgtgctaccctgtatctaacgggtatattcttttcggctgttacttgccaagtgacgcgctaccctgtatctaaggggtatattgttttagGCCGTCACTTGCAACTACTCTTTCCCTTGATACCTCGTGCCtcgacattcaattaaaattcgttatcgattatcgttctcgttcaaacatttaaaaaaaaaataataataataaataaataaatagaagatGCATATGCATCCGAGTTTGAAGAGCTGACGATTGTCACCAAGGGAAAGATAATGCTTATCGCCGCCTTTGATGCAGCAAGCGAGACGAAGCCAGTGTCTTCTTCAGCCCCAACTCATGCTAGACTTCCGAAATTGGCATTACCCAAATTTAGTGGTAAACACTCGGaattaaaaaattgcattaGTCTTTTTGAGAGACTAGTCcatagcgacaacagcataccggtgatcgaaaaatttaatcatttgatttcgtgcctctctgatgaagcattaggaacaataaaggcgttccaagTCACCGAGGCAAATTAAGGAAAGGCCATGGCTGGCCTAAAACGAGTATATCACaacgattatttgattttcacgaataatatttccacattgttcaatctgccgagAATATCGCATTAATCTGCATCATCTCTAAGAACtctaatcgatactgtttcgtcgatttacggatcgttactgtcgatcggagatgatacaaaaatttcgaatgcaatgctcattcatctcgTTTTAAACAGAGTCTACCCACtgacgaaacaaaagtgggatgaacagcttacttatgagaagttgccgctttggtccgactttgagaaagtctgctgaagaatcgaccaagccaaggcaagacaaagtcatgccaagcaagcaacataatcgcagttcatttgcttgttcttccacttccacgaACAGTAGAACTCAGCAATCTTGTAGCTACTGCAATTCAGGAGACCATGTAGTGTCAAATTGCCCTCCACTTTCGCGTCTCTCGGTGATGCAAAGGTTTGAGTTTGCTAAGTCGGCATCCCTATGCATTAATTCtctgcgaaaaggccacgctgttgtaaaatgcaaagccaataaatgtcgagtgtgcagccgctcttatcatacattattgcatcgatacacagtgtcggctaatagtctcgcgttgccaccaccccaagagagtccttctcctccatcaaatcagaatcaaccttccacgtcacatgttttgcatgcgacagcgttggacagggtaattctggctacgtcgatcgtaaacgtccgaactaagagcggtgaacacattctggccagagctctgctcgattctggatcacaaacaaatttcattaccgaggacctcgctaatcgcttacagatccgtagagaggagtcctgtattaacttgcttggaattggtgaatctaattctcaagtaaaggataaaatacacacagtggtgaagtagcgaataaatggtagtgagttatcctttgatttttggatcctgAAATCAATATCAGGTTATCACTCTGAccagtcagtgaatgtgactgactggcgaatcccagagaacctaccactggcagacccttattgctacaagccacaaagaatagatatgttaattggagcagaatcgttctttgaattattagctgttggtcaaattaaacaaggtccAAGGTTTccaactcttcagaaaacccttcttggttgggttgtgtcgggaaaatatgtttccaggAGTTCTGTTTCCCGTTTAAATCAGATCCAAATTGtttaggcaactcctttgaggttgcgaaacggcggtttttgtcgcttgaaagacgattgcatcgtgaccctgagttgaagaaaatgtacttggaattcatggaagagtacctctccttaggtcatatgtctcctactgacaatacgattccttctactccacactacgtaatccctcatcagtgtgttctgaggccccaaagtacgTCTACCAAGCTCCGAGTCGTATAGTGGCCAGTCctagacaaaaaaaaacttgccTTAACagactcagcagagttcaatgCATGGCAgcgcta
The sequence above is a segment of the Drosophila pseudoobscura strain MV-25-SWS-2005 chromosome X, UCI_Dpse_MV25, whole genome shotgun sequence genome. Coding sequences within it:
- the LOC117185100 gene encoding 39S ribosomal protein L3, mitochondrial-like, coding for MKKNKPNVKRLLICLAFRYSVDHGFQGVVKRHGYKGMPASHGVTKTHRRPGNIGGGGEKGRVWPGTKMPGHMSNRWRVLKGLRIWRTNAKYNVMWVQGSSVPGPTGGLVYIYDTILPLRKLKQAPPFPTFCGEVDTTFEDIWYEQMHKF